From Kineosporia succinea, the proteins below share one genomic window:
- a CDS encoding helix-turn-helix domain-containing protein, with product MIPKLWTTVDVAEYLGVPVATVYQWRTRGYGPAGRRVGKHLRFKPEDVVAWFDDITAEKIA from the coding sequence GTGATTCCGAAGCTTTGGACCACCGTGGATGTCGCGGAGTACCTGGGCGTGCCGGTGGCGACGGTCTACCAGTGGCGCACGCGTGGCTACGGTCCGGCCGGCCGACGGGTCGGCAAGCACCTGCGGTTCAAGCCCGAAGACGTCGTCGCCTGGTTCGACGACATCACGGCGGAGAAGATTGCCTAA